TCGGGAAATCACGAGTCGCACGCGATACACAAAATTAGCAAACTTCGATCCTGAGTGATCGAAACAATTCCAGAGAATGCCTGGTCCTGTCGTGGTGAAATGAAAACCCCCGTTTTCAATCTTACATCTTGCCTGAGCAGAGGTACCTTGCCCCCAGGCACTCGTAGCAGGATTGTTCAACGGATCAAAGAATGAAGGAGTTTCCCTGGTAATCGTATCGTATCTGCCAAGGAGGGTGGCGACGGCGGTAGCAGTGGCGTTGGGCGTGGGCGTGGCTGTTGGGCCGATGGTAGTCGAAGTGGAAGATGGTGTCGGTCCAGGGGTTGATGTGATCTGTGTCCCTGGCTGAGATTGCACAATAACATAGACCCCAACTCCTGCGCCCACGACGAGCAGCACTGCCAGCATGGCCGATAACAGGAGGGCCATACGCCGACGCTGCCCTCCTCCCTGCTGAGGGTGCGTGCCCGACGCGGACAATGCGCCTGGCAGCGTTGGAGCCTGAACAGGCCGAGGCGGTACATTGATCGTGCGCGGCGGGGTAAATGGCAGAGTCTCAGGGGCTGTGGGCCGCTGGACTCCAGGCGGCCATTGCCCTTGCAGCCCCAGTGCGAACGCCTGGGCGAAGGCTCCCGCGCTGGCGAAACGATCTTCGGGGCGCTTTGCCAGCGCCATGACTATCACAGCCTCGGCGGCTTCCGGCAGCTCTGGCCGGATGGTTCGCGGCGGCGGGGGCGGTTCCTGGGCATGCTTCTTGAACAATTCGTCAAAGGACTTCCTCTGAAAGGGAACGCGCCCCGTTACCAGTTCATAGACCACCACTCCCAGGCTATAGATGTCACTCGCCGAGGTCGCCTCTTCCCCACCGGCCTGCTCTGGCGACAGATACTCTAGCGTCCCCAGCACCTGGCCGGGCTGTGTCAGGTTGGTGCGCGATTGGCCCAGCAGGCGCGCGATGCTGAAATCAGCCAGATAGGGCTGGCCTTGCGCGTCAAGCAGAATATTGCCCGGCTTGATGTCCCGATGCACTACCCCCAGCCCGTGCGCGTAGTCCAGCGCGGAGGACACCTCGCTCAGATACCGAGCGACCTCATTCAAGGGGAGCGGCCCGCGCTGAGCGGTTAGTCTGGTCGCCAACGTCCCACCCGCCAGATAAGGCAGGACCATATAAAAAAATCCAGCCTCTTCGCCAAAGGCCAGCAGCGAAAGGATGCGCGGATGGCGCAGGCGTTGCAACGTCTCGGCCTCTCGGCGAAAGCGTTTCTCAAATTGCGCGCGGTCTGCCGCCGAGGCATTGAACGGGACAACGAGCAGCTTGATCGCCACCCGCTCCTGCGGCGCGGCAACAGACCGCCCAGAAAAAACCACGCCTGTCGCGCCAGCGCCAAGCTTGCCGTCCAGCCGGTAGCCACCAATGATACGGCCAACGAGATCTTCAGGATTGGAAAGCATCATGATCCCGTCTCTCTTTCTCGCAAGCAGATCGGGCGGAGCATCTTCCTGCCTGCGCATATCGTTCTGATGAAAGAACGCGTCTTCCCCACCTTTTTCGCAAGCACTTGCGCTCTTTTACCGACGAGGAGTCGCGTAAGCCAGGATGACAAACTGGCCTTGATCCTGTGAGCCAATGACGAGGCGATCTCCATGCTGGAGGCGATGCTGCTGGATGCGCGTTCCCTGGAGGGTGAGGCCATTCGTCGAACCCATATCCTGGATAATATAGCTGCCATCGCTGGCGCGATAGAGCAGAGCATGCTCCTTGGAGACTGGTAAGACAGGAACGACCAGGCCCCTGTCCGGCATGCGGCCTACCGTGATACTCCCTTCGCGCAGCGGGGCTACAAAGCGCCCGCCCGGCCAGTCCACTGTCAGGTGCGGCACAGGTTCAGGCGTTAGCAGCAGCGGGGCTTGCTCAGACCCCAGGTTGGTAACGCGCCACTGCGCATCAGCGCGCTCGAAACGCAAGACCATCCCCCCAATGACCAGTTGATCACCGGGATGTAAGTTTGTCTGGTCCTGCTGGCGTCCATTCACATAGAGCGGCCCCGTTTGAGGCAGGCGTATCACCTGCCAGGCACTCTCGTGCCAGGCAAGCCGCAGGTGACGCTTGGAGACGGTATCGTCTGGAACGACCAGATCATTGCCCTCCTCGCGCCCGATGGTCGTGCCCTCGGCCCGCACCTGCGCCCGCAGCGGTGGCGCACTCTGGGCAATCGAGAGGACGAGCAGCATCGGGAGATAGGCAGGAGGCAGCGGCGGGTGAATGATGGGTGAACCAATGGTCAATGTGGGTGGGTCTGCTCGCTGTGGCGGCAAATCAAAGAGTGTGCTGCTCTGCGTCCGCAGATAGAGGACAGGCGTGCCCCATTCCAGGCTGTTCGTCACCTGCATGCTGATCGCCTTGCGCGCTTCGGCAACCGCTCCGTCTACTGGCATCGCGGCGGCCAGGGCGCTGTAGAAGGTGCGCCCACATTGAATCGCAGCGTGGTCGGTGATGTCATATTGCATCGCCAGCACAGCCGGAACGCCGCGCCGCGCCAGTGTCGCCGCCGTGCTGGAAAACAGGTCGAGTTCACTGCCCTTCGCGCCTTCGCAAGCATTCAGCAGCGCCAGCCGCAGGCTCGTATGATCGGCCAGCAGGCGGCCCAATTCCGTCGCGTTGAGCAGATGCGTCTTGCCGTGTTCATCTGCCAGCGCCAGCACACCCTCATTGGTATCGGGATTAAACCCACCATGCCCAATGAAATGAAAGATATGCCAGGGGCCACCCCACATCGCTTTCTGTAGGTCTTGCCAGGTCTGTCCGCGCAGCCATTTTAACTCGACCAGCTTCACAGCCTCCAAGTCTTTCAACGCTTCGCGCATCCGGTCTTTTTCATGCTGGATATTCAGCGGCTCCAGATCGCTGGGGCTGGCAATCATCCCCAGAATACGCAGAGGCGGCTCGACCTTGAGAGGCTGGAGCACCTGGGGCAGATTCAGATAGCGCACCAGTGGAGTGTGGCGCGAGAGGCAGACATACTCTCCCTGGCGGGCATCGTAGAGGTACTCCCAGGGCACCACCGCCAGCTCTGGCGACTGAAGGTGCAGCCGCAGGCGCAGGCCAGTCTCCTGCTTCCTGGCAAACTGTTGGTGTTCTGCGTGCTGGCGGCTCACATCATAGCGGCTGCGTACCTCCTCGGTGATGAGCGCGTCAAACAGGCGCTGGCCGAAGTCCTGCACCGCGCTCATTTCTGGCGAGAGGGAGCGACGCGGCACGCCACCAGAACGCAAGAGGGCAATGCGCAAATCCTTGAGGCGGCTTTCCAGTGCTGGCCCATCAAAGGGAAAGCGCATGGTGATCTGCGCCTCGCCTGCGGGCGAGCGAACCGCTATCGGATAGCTGCCTGCATGGCCTGGCCCAACTTCGAGGTCAAAGTTCAGGTACTCCATCGGAGTCCTCCCCGTGTCGTCTCTTAACCCCAATTCTAGCTGCTCAGGCCGAGCCAGGCTCTAACAACTCGGCCAGCATAGATAGAAAACGTTGGATGTGTGCGCTATTATGGCATAGCTGTATGCCAGTTACAAGCTGCGGGAAGGGAGGGGTGAAAGAGACACAAAAAAAGGCGATGATCTACGACGGCCCCCGGCAGCCCACCAGAATACCGCCGCAAGATCACCCCTAAGATGATATACTCCGCTTAGTAACACAGAGATGGGGAAAGAAGAGGCAATGTCTATGCCGGGCCAATGGCCTTTCGAGAGCGTTTTGATTGTGAACCGGGGCGAAATCGCTGTGCGCATCATTCGCGCCTGCCGCGAGTTGGGGCTGAAGAGCGTGGCCGTCTATTCCGACGCAGACCGCGCCGCCCGCCATGTGCGCCTGGCCGACGCAGCCTATCATATCGGGCCAGCGCCCGCCCGCGAAAGCTATCTGAACATCCCCACACTGCTGGAAGTGGCGCGCCTATCGGGCGCGAAAGCCATCCATCCGGGGTACGGTTTTCTGGCGGAAAACGCCGCTTTTGCCGACGCCTGCGCCGAGGCCGGGCTGATCTTCGTTGGCCCAACGGGAGACGCCATGCGCGCCGTAGGCGAAAAAACCTCCGCCCGGCGCGTGGCTCAGAAAGTGGGCGTGCCTATCGTCCCCGGCGCGACGGCTGGCCTGGAAGACGCCAGAGAGGCGGCGCGGCTGGCCGAAACGCTGGGCTATCCCGTCATGCTCAAGGCAGCGGCGGGCGGCGGCGGCATGGGCCAGCGCGTCGTCCAGCGGCCCGAAGAGATCGAAGCCTCCCTGCGGGCGGCGCGCAGCGAGGCCGCCAGCGCCTTTGGCGACAGCGAAGTCTACATGGAAAAGGCTATCACGCCCGCCCGGCATATCGAGGTACAGATTATCGGCGACACACACGGCAGCGTCGTGCATCTAGGCGAGCGCGAATGCTCGGTGCAGCGCCGCCGCCAGAAGTTGATTGAGGAATCGCCCTCCGTTGCGCTGGGCGACGAACTACGGGCCAGTTTTGCCGAAGCGGCCATCAAAGTCGCCAGGGCGATTGGCTATACGAACGCAGGCACCTGCGAGTTCCTGCTCGGCCCTGATCGCCAGTTCTATTTTCTGGAGGTCAATACGCGCCTCCAGGTGGAGCATCCCGTCACCGAATGGCGCACCGGTCTTGATCTCGTCAAAGAGCAGCTTCGCGTCGCCGCCGGGCTGCCGCTCTCCTTCACCCAGGAGCAGGTGCGCTTCCGAGGCCACGCCATCGAATGCCGCATCACCGCTGAAAACCCCTACAACCGCTTTCTGCCGCGCGGCGGCACGATTGCCGCGTACCAGGAACCGGGCGGCCCAGGCGTGCGCGTGGACAGCGGAGCCTATGCCGGAATGGATGTACCGCTCTTCTATGATTCCCTGCTCGCCAAGCTGATTACCTGGGGCGAAGACCGCCTTGAGGCTATCGCCCGCCTGCGCCGCGCCCTGGAAGAATATACCATCGCGGGCGTCAGCACGACCATCCCATTTCACCAGTTTGCTATCGAGCATCCGCGTTTCCTGGCAGGCGATCTTTCTACCGGCTGGGTCGCCGAAACCTGGGGGGAATCGGGCGAAAAAGCCGCGCAAGATGTGCCAGAGACAGAAGGCGCGCTCAGCCCGCAAGCCGTCGCCGCGCTGGCCGCCGCGCTGGTGGACCAGGACGCGGGCGCAGCCGCGCGCCGCCGCATCCATCCGGCAGGCGCGCAAGACGGCGAGCGCAGCCGCTGGCGCGATGCTGGCCGCCGATCAGCCTTGCAGGGATGGTAGAGACACGGCAGCTACTGCATATACTCAGGAGGATACATGACACCAGCAGAAATCTTAGAAGAACTGAAGAGGCTCCCAGCTACAGAACGGCTGAGCATTATTGAAGAAGCGCTGCATCTTACCCGTGAAGAGATGCAACAAGGAGGCCCATTTCAACTTCAGCCTATCGGAATCGTCAAATCACCCATCAGCGAAGAGGTCGTTGAGAACTGGGGCGAAGTCGTCAGCGAAATCGTGCTAAATGAAGCGTTTGCTCCGGGCCTGCAAGGGCTGGAACAGTTCTCGCACGTCATGGTCATTTTTTATATGCACCAGGCGCACTTCGACCTTGCCCGCGATCTTGTCAGGCGTCCGCGTGGGCGCGACGACATGCCATCGCTGGGCATCTTTGCCCAGCGCCCCAAGCTGCACCCGAACCCCATCGGCATCACTGCCGTCCAATTCGTGGAAGTAACAGGCAATATACTCAAAGTCAAAGGGCTGGATGCCATCAATGACACACCTGTGCTGGACCTTAAGCCTTATTTCCCGATCTTTGATCGCGTGGACAACGCGCGCACGCCTGAATGGGTTGATAGACTCCTGCAAGGCTACTTTTAGCGCAAACCGAGAGGATAGGCCACTATGGGCATCCTGACCGAAGACATGCAGCGGGTGGTCAACGAGCAGCGGCTGGGCTATATCGCCACCGTCTGCCCCGATGGCACGCCCAACCTCTCGCCCAAGGGTACCACCACCGTCTGGGACGATGACCACCTGATCTTTGCCGACATCTGCTCGCCCAACACCGTCGCCAACCTGCGGCAGAATCCGGTGCTGGAAATCAACGTCGTTGATACCACGCTGCGCAAGGGCTACCGCTTCAAGGGTACAGCAACCATCCTGGCCGACGGGCCGCAATTTGACGAGATGGTGGCTTTTTATCGCCAGCGCGGCACAGCCAGCCCGATCCAGCATATCGTGCTGGTGAAGGTCGCGCGCGCCCTCCCCTTAATCTCGCCCGCGTATGACCTGGGCCAGAGCGAAGCAGAGGTCAGCAGTCACTGGGAACGCTATTGGGACGACCTGCGCCAGCGCCGCGCGGCCCACAAATAACAGGCGCACTTTGCTTGTAGCGCCGCCTTCCAGGCGGCCAGCGGTTCGCCGCAAGGGGCGGCGCGCTGCACGCGGCTGCGGGATCAGCCGCCATCCTGGCGCAGAAAATCCAGCAGCACTTGCTTGACCTCATCAGCAGCCTCCTGCTGCACCCAATGCCCGCAGTTCGGGATAGCATGAACCCGCAGGTTGCGTACATATCGCTCTGTACCCACCACCAGTTGCTTGCCCAGCGCAATATCTTCTTCGCCCCAGATCAGCAGCGTCGGCGCAGTAATGGGCAGGTTCGGCAGATAGATGCCCCAGCGAACTACCGCGCGATAATAGTTGATTGCCGCACGCAGCGCGCCCGGCTGGCTGAGCGCCTCGGCGTAGACGCGCAAATCATCATCGCTGATCGCGCTCTTGCGCACCGCGCTGCCGCGCATGCCGCGCTCCAGAAAGAGCGCGAGATTGCGGCCTAGCAGCGCCTCCGGCAGCCAGGGAAGTTGGAAGAAAAAGACATACCAGCTTTTGCGCAGTTGGCGAACGTGGCGCAGTTCCGCCTGCATTCTGGCCGGATGCGGCGCGTTGCAGATCACCAGCTTCTCAACGGCCTCTGGATATTCCATCGCAAAACGCCACGCGACGACACCGCCCCAATCGTGTCCAACGATGATGGCCTTTTGCTCGCCCAACGCTTGAATCAACCCCATCACATCAGAGGTCAGTATTGGAAGTTGGTAGTTCAGCACGCCCTCTGGCTTGTCGCTCAGATTATAGCCGCGCATATCGGGCGCAGCGGCGCGAAAGCCCGCTTCGGCCAGCGGATGCAGATACTGCCGCCAGGAATACCAGCACTCCGGGAAGCCATGCAGCAAGACCACCAATGGCCCGCGCTCGCCTTTTATCGCCGCGTGCAGTCGGATGCCATTGGTTGTGATAGTCGTTTCACGCCAGGATGGCGAGCGTGGCGCGGTTTGCTCTAACATCGTTCTAATTCCTCTTCCAGATCACTCCTGACTCTCCTGCCAAAACTATAGCAGCCAGATGAGCGCCCCAGCCACAACAAGAACCGCGTATGGCGCGTATAGAGAGGTGAGGCATGCGCTCAGCAGCGGCGCGAGCAGAGCGATATGGCCGAAGGAAGGTTGATAGGTATGAGCAAGCGCAGCCGACATCCTGACCCCGCCGACCCGACACAGTGGGTCGGCCAGCCCTATACGCCACACGACCCCTACTATTATCTAACAGGCCAGGGGCGACTACGCTCCCCCTGGAAAAGCCTGGGCTTCTATGGCGGCATGTTGTTGGTCGGCGGCGCGATTACCTGCGTGGCACTGATCGTCATTGGCCTGATCCAGACCAACGGTCCGGCATTCTGGGCGCTGCTGGCCTTGATCGGCGCCGCCATCATCGGCACGCTGGCCGGAGCCGCCAGCGCCAGACATAGACGCCAGTCCAGGGACCAGCAGAAGCGCCCCCGCCATCACAAGGCGCGCTAAGAGCTTGATTTCCCTGAACCGGGCTGCTTGATCTTCCTGAGCAGGGCTGCAAGAGTTCGTGCCGTTCGGTCTGCTGCATCCAGCCATCCGCGCCGTGGATTAGGGGCGGCTGCTGGCGAGCCGTCCCGCCCCTTTCACTCAAATATGATAGGATTAAGAAGGGAAAACAAGAAAGGAGCAGCAGATGGTAGAACATCCATTGATCGAGCGCGATCCAGAGATTCTCTCAGGAAAACCTGTTATCAAGGGAACACGTATGAGTGTAGAACTTATTCTTGAGCGGTTGGCTGGAGGTCACTCTGTCGAAGAGATGCTAGACGATTATCCCTTCCTTACCCGTGAAGAGATATATGCCGCCCTTGAGTACGCCGCTGAGGTAGTCCATGAAGCAACTCGAGACCAGCGTGTGGCCTCATGAGGTTTGCGGCTGATGTCAACGTCCCCAAGCCCCTTCTTAACCGTCTACAAGCGGCGGGACATGAGATCATCTCTATAATCGAGGTAGGCCGAAGATTCTCGGATCGCACTATCTTACGCACCGCCTTAGAGCAACAGGCGGTGGTACTTACCTTTGATAAAGACTTTCGCTATCACACTTTACAAGAAAAGCTGCCATCGTTGGGAGTGGTCTTAGTGCGCCTGGCACGCATGCGCGGTGAGGCGGAAACCGAGCGCGTCATGCAGGTGATCAGCGAATACAGCGAGCGATTCTGGGGCCATCTCATCATCATTTACCCTGACCGCGTAGAACAGTACCCACTCTGAGCGTTTCCATTCGCGGCGTTATAATAGAACACGTCTGGACTGATCTTCTCTGAAAAAGCAGCCCATCTCCTGTAACCCCAGCGCCGTATTATACTTCTGAAGGATGAATGCAGTATGCAGATAGATAGTCTCTCTATACGCGAAACACTGAGCCAGCCCGCCGGACGGCAGATCATCGTCAACGGCTGGGTGCGCACGCGCCGCCAATCCAAAGCCGTCTCGTTTGTCGAACTCAACGACGGCTCCAGCTTCAAGAATCTCCAGATCGTCATCGAGCAGGGCGCGCTGCCGCCAGAAACCGACGCGGCGTTGACGACGGGAAGCTGCATCCGCGCCACCGGCGATCTGGTCGCTTCGCCAGCGGCGGGTCAGCCGGTGGAACTGCGCGCCCGCGAGATTTTTATCTATGGCACAGCGGACCCCGCCAGCTTCCCGCTGCAAAAGAAGGGGCATTCGCTGGAGTTTCTGCGCGAGATCGCTCACCTGCGACCTCGCACCAACACCTTTGGCGCGGTCTTTCGCGTGCGCAATGCGCTGGCCTTTGCTATCCACCGCTTCTTTCAGGAACGCGGCTTCCTCTATATTCAAGCGCCGGTCATCACTGCCTCCGACGCCGAGGGCGCGGGAGCGATGTTTGGCGTGACCACCCTCGACCTGCTGAACCTGCCGCGCGACTCAGACGGCAAGCCCGACTATACGCAAGACTTCTTCGGCAGCCCCACCTACCTGACCGTCAGCGGCCAGCTTGAAGCCGAGATTATGGCCCTGGCCTTCAGCCAGGTCTACACCTTCGCCCCCACCTTCCGCGCCGAAGACTCCAACACGCCGCGCCATGCCGCCGAGTTCTGGATGATCGAGCCGGAGATGGCCTTCTATGATCTGGACGATAATCGGCGGCTGGCCGAAGACTTCATCAAATACCAGATTCGCTCCATCATGGAGCAATGCCCTGACGACCTGGCCTTCTTCAATCAGCGCATCGAGCCAGGGCTGCTTGACGCGCTGACGCATGTGCTGGAGACGCCTTTCGAGCATATCTCCTATACCGAAGCCGTCAAGCTGCTGGAACAGTCGGGCGAAAGCTTCCAATATCCCGCGCAGTGGGGCATGGACCTGCAAACCGAACACGAACGCTATCTGACCGAGCAAACCTTCAAGAAGCCCATCGTCGTCACCGACTACCCGAAACAGATCAAAGCCTTTTATATGCGCGAGAACGACGACGGCCAGACTGTGCGCGCTATGGACGTGCTGGTTCCGCGCATCGGCGAGATTATCGGCGGCAGCCAGCGTGAAGAACGCTACGATGTGCTGCTGCGCCGCATCCGCGAGATGAAGCTCAATGAAGAGAACTACTGGTGGTATTTAGAATTACGGAAGTTCGGCGCCGCGCCGCATTCCGGCTTTGGGCTGGGCTTCGAGCGCATGCTGATGTTTGTCACCGGCATGAAAAACATCCGCGATGTCATTCCCTTTCCGCGTACACCAGGCAACGCCGCCTTTTAAGAACAGAAAAATCAGTAAGGAGCGAACACCCATGTGTTACGACGACAACGCCCGTCCACCCCTGCCACCGGGAGAAGCTGGCCCCGCGCATGGTGAGGAGATCGTCCTCACCGCCGCCGACGGCAATCGCTTTGCCGCCTATGTAGGCCATCCCGCCAAACCATCTCACGCGCAGATCATCATCTATCCCGATGTGCGCGGGCTGCACCAGTTCTATAAAGAACTGGCTTTGCGCTTTGCCGAGGTCGGCATCACCGCCATTGCCATTGATTATTTTGGCCGCACCGCTGGCCTGACCTCCCGCGATGACTCGTTCGAGTTTATGCCGCATGTGCAGCAAATGAAGATCGAGTCATTCACCCAGGATGTCAAAGCCGCGCAGGATGTGCTGCGCCAGCACAACCAGGCGGGCAAGGCTACCTTTACCGTTGGCTTCTGCATGGGCGGTACCCTCTCATTCACCACTGGCATGGACAAAGCGTTGGGCTTTGCCGGGGTGATTGGCTTTTATGCTGGCATGAGCAGAGACTTCGGCGGCAAAGGCACCATTCTGGACCGCGCCGGGGAAGTCACCTACCCCGCGCTGGGCCTCTTTGGCGGAGCCGACCAGGGCATCCCGGTCAGCAACGTCGAGGAGTTTGACAAGCGACTGGACGCGACAGGCTTCGAACACACCATCATCATCTACCCGAACGCACCGCACAGCTTCTTTGATCGCCGCTCTGCCGACTATGCCAGCGAATCAGCCGACGCCTGGCAGCAGATATTGACGTTCATCGGCGCGCACACGCCACAATAGCATGGTATCGCCAGGGCGGAGGGCATAGCGCCCTCCGCCCTGCCTCTTTCTCCTTGCGCGCCTGTCGCTTATGCGATGTCGCGGGCCGAACGACGCTTCGTCGTCGCATCCCAGGAGATAATACGCCTGGGAGTCAGGCGGATCAATTCCGGGCTGAAGTGGGGTAAAATCGCTTGCCCACCTTCGGTCAGCGCCTCCGCATGCCCGCGAATCTCAATACCACGCGGCTGCCAGGGGGGCAAGACATCATCAACCACAAACGCGGCGAGGCCATTACGCGCCACATTGCGAAACTTCTGAGTCTCGCTGATATTCAGCCCGCCAATGTCAATGGTATCCAACTCCTCATTATAGCGGAACCCCACCGGCGCGATCTGAGGGGCGCCACGCGCATTCACAGTGGCAAGCCTGCCCAGACGCTGCGTCTTCAAATACTCCAGTTCCGCTTCCAGAAACTTACTCATATGGCGCCTCTTCATTCTCTGTGCTTAGATGGACGTACCTATCATGGTTTTTCTGAAGAGCAGGCGCTTTTTCTGCTCCTCTCATAGAGAAACATAGCATGTTGTCGGGAAAGCGCATCGCCCAAAACGCCAGAGCAGCCCCTAGCCTTTTGGGTAGCAGCCTCTCCCCGATTGCGCTCATCGAGATTGCAGCGATCCTTAGATACGACGCCACAGCATGCCATCCCCTGGATCGCTGTGGGCCGCATGTTAAAGCAGTTCAGGGGGCTGTGTCTTGTCTGGTTGTGCGGTATAATAGGCGCTACAATAGCTGCTGACCAGCGCACGCGATGAGGGTAGCCCAAGCCCATCGTTGCTGTTCATCGCTGGTTATCACAGGTGGGTTCTCCCGCTGCTCCGTTGTGCCAGGAGGGTATATCCCATGCAGTCCTCAGTATCGTTCAACCATGCTTCACCACCAACCGCGAGGATAGCGCCAGAAGACACCCGGCAACCGGAACAGGGGAGGCGGGTCTGGAGGCTTCCCATCCTCTTTCTCGTGCTGGTAGCCTTGGTGGCGCTCGTGCTGGCGCTTACATCGCCAGATGTTCGGCGCACTATCAGCGGACTTACCCGGCTCCTCAGCATCCTTTTTTGCCTGGGTTGCACCCTCTGGCTGGCCGCGCGCACCCCGCGCGGGCGCACGAAATGGGCCTGGATATTCCTCGCCCTTGGGCAAGTGAGTTACGCGGCTGGGAATATCATCATGGTTCTCTCGTTCCAAAACGCCTCGCCCGCCTCAGCCTCCCTGGCCGACGTTTTCTTATTACAGCTTGCCCCTTTTACATTGGTTGGCGTTCTTCTCTTCCCCCTGCTGCGCATTTCGGCAGCGAAGCAGGTCCGAGTTATTCTCGATGTGGGCATTGTACTGGGGGCGCTCTTTGGGCTGGCGCTGGTCTTCTTGATTGCCCCACGCTACCACAGCGGCGCTGCTGTTGGCGTTGTGTTTATCGGCTATCCGGTTGTAGATTTCACGCTGCTGCTGGTCTTGATTGTCCTGCTGGCGCGCGGGGTCCAGAGCAGCTATCGGCCTGTACTCTTCTGGCTGATGGGCGGCTTCCTCTGTCTGATGTCTGCCGATACCGCCTACAATTATCTCTCCCTGCCTGATTTGCATGTTGGTCCCGCCTATGCGCCTGGGACATTCTTTGTAGACCCTTTCTGGGTCGCCGGTGTCCTTGCCTTGAGCCTGGCGCCGCTCTCGCTGCTGCGCAGCCGTCAGCCGCGTCCCCAGTGGGCCTGGGGAGAGGGGCTGACCACGCGAACACCCCGGCTTCGGGCGAGTTCCGCGCCGAGCCAGTTGTTCTTGCTCGTCGCCCCGGTCCTGCTCTTATTTGGACTCCTGATCGCAATTCAGGCCCGGCCAGACCGACAGGGCGCTGTCGTCCCACTGCTCATCCTCACCGGACTGGTAGTGCTGCTCATCATTACCCGGCAGTTACTGACGACGCGCGACCTCCTCAATGCGCTCAGCGCCAATGAACGGGCGGCGCAGCTTGATTCGTTAAAAGATCAATTTATCACCAGTGTCAATCATGAACTGCGCACTCCGCTGATGACTATGCAGGGCTATATTGAACTGCTGGCCGATCCAGAAGCGCAGGCGACACCAGCCAAGCGGCTGGATATGCTGGAACGAGCGCAAGGGGCGTGCGCAAATCTGGTACATCTGGTGAAAAGTATCCTCGATACTCGCCGCATCGAAGAGGAAGCTGGCGACTATACACCCGAAGCGGTGAATGTCCGAGAAGTGGCTCAGGCGGCCCTCACACTTGTTGACCCGCTTGAGGCTGATCGTACCGGGCGGCATGTGCAACTCTACATTCCCGCAGACCTTGCTGTTTGGGGCGACCCTGTTCGGGTGCAGCAGATCATCACCAATTTGATCTCAAATGCAATCAAGTATTCCTCACCAGAGACGCCGATCATCATCGGAGCGCGGCTCATCCCCGATAAAAGCGCGCGCTTCCTCAGCCGGGTAAGCGCCAGCCGAGCGCCTGGGCAGATGGTGGAAATCGCGGTGCAGGACCAGGGCCTGGGCATCCCTCCAGAGCAGCGAGAACTGCTTTTTAGACGCTTTGTACGCCTGCCCCGCGACATCGCCAGCAGCGTGCATGGCAACGGTTTAGGACTCTATCTCTGTCGGGTATTCGCTCAAGCGATGGGCGGGACAGTCGGAGTCGTAAGTACCGGGATACCGGGAGAAGGCTCGATCTTCTTTCTGCGCCTGCCTGCCCAGACAGAAGAGGGACCTGCCACACTACCGGAGGCCGGGGCCGTAAGCATGCAGGGCCAGCCAGAGTAAAAAAGCGTCTGCCCTTGACACACCCGACAGGCCAACTCTAGAATGTGTTCGTATCGAAAGACAGAGCAGAGTACAGAACACAAGAGGCCAGAATGCTGCTGGATGTGTTACTTGGGGCGCTGGCTGGAATACTGGTTGCATCGTTTAGCTGGCTTTTGTTGATCCGGCGCGCGTTTGGCG
This window of the Ktedonobacterales bacterium genome carries:
- a CDS encoding serine/threonine-protein kinase, with protein sequence MMLSNPEDLVGRIIGGYRLDGKLGAGATGVVFSGRSVAAPQERVAIKLLVVPFNASAADRAQFEKRFRREAETLQRLRHPRILSLLAFGEEAGFFYMVLPYLAGGTLATRLTAQRGPLPLNEVARYLSEVSSALDYAHGLGVVHRDIKPGNILLDAQGQPYLADFSIARLLGQSRTNLTQPGQVLGTLEYLSPEQAGGEEATSASDIYSLGVVVYELVTGRVPFQRKSFDELFKKHAQEPPPPPRTIRPELPEAAEAVIVMALAKRPEDRFASAGAFAQAFALGLQGQWPPGVQRPTAPETLPFTPPRTINVPPRPVQAPTLPGALSASGTHPQQGGGQRRRMALLLSAMLAVLLVVGAGVGVYVIVQSQPGTQITSTPGPTPSSTSTTIGPTATPTPNATATAVATLLGRYDTITRETPSFFDPLNNPATSAWGQGTSAQARCKIENGGFHFTTTGPGILWNCFDHSGSKFANFVYRVRLVISRSGGGISFRANSQVEYRFHITQDGEYCVNIGKTNTCVMNSQYVNTGVNRVNTIAVLADGMELSFFINDQYITTVLDDASSNGIIGVTADASSSQQADVVFNDAAVWTL
- a CDS encoding FHA domain-containing protein: MEYLNFDLEVGPGHAGSYPIAVRSPAGEAQITMRFPFDGPALESRLKDLRIALLRSGGVPRRSLSPEMSAVQDFGQRLFDALITEEVRSRYDVSRQHAEHQQFARKQETGLRLRLHLQSPELAVVPWEYLYDARQGEYVCLSRHTPLVRYLNLPQVLQPLKVEPPLRILGMIASPSDLEPLNIQHEKDRMREALKDLEAVKLVELKWLRGQTWQDLQKAMWGGPWHIFHFIGHGGFNPDTNEGVLALADEHGKTHLLNATELGRLLADHTSLRLALLNACEGAKGSELDLFSSTAATLARRGVPAVLAMQYDITDHAAIQCGRTFYSALAAAMPVDGAVAEARKAISMQVTNSLEWGTPVLYLRTQSSTLFDLPPQRADPPTLTIGSPIIHPPLPPAYLPMLLVLSIAQSAPPLRAQVRAEGTTIGREEGNDLVVPDDTVSKRHLRLAWHESAWQVIRLPQTGPLYVNGRQQDQTNLHPGDQLVIGGMVLRFERADAQWRVTNLGSEQAPLLLTPEPVPHLTVDWPGGRFVAPLREGSITVGRMPDRGLVVPVLPVSKEHALLYRASDGSYIIQDMGSTNGLTLQGTRIQQHRLQHGDRLVIGSQDQGQFVILAYATPRR
- the accC gene encoding acetyl-CoA carboxylase biotin carboxylase subunit, with amino-acid sequence MSMPGQWPFESVLIVNRGEIAVRIIRACRELGLKSVAVYSDADRAARHVRLADAAYHIGPAPARESYLNIPTLLEVARLSGAKAIHPGYGFLAENAAFADACAEAGLIFVGPTGDAMRAVGEKTSARRVAQKVGVPIVPGATAGLEDAREAARLAETLGYPVMLKAAAGGGGMGQRVVQRPEEIEASLRAARSEAASAFGDSEVYMEKAITPARHIEVQIIGDTHGSVVHLGERECSVQRRRQKLIEESPSVALGDELRASFAEAAIKVARAIGYTNAGTCEFLLGPDRQFYFLEVNTRLQVEHPVTEWRTGLDLVKEQLRVAAGLPLSFTQEQVRFRGHAIECRITAENPYNRFLPRGGTIAAYQEPGGPGVRVDSGAYAGMDVPLFYDSLLAKLITWGEDRLEAIARLRRALEEYTIAGVSTTIPFHQFAIEHPRFLAGDLSTGWVAETWGESGEKAAQDVPETEGALSPQAVAALAAALVDQDAGAAARRRIHPAGAQDGERSRWRDAGRRSALQGW
- the tsaA gene encoding tRNA (N6-threonylcarbamoyladenosine(37)-N6)-methyltransferase TrmO; this encodes MTPAEILEELKRLPATERLSIIEEALHLTREEMQQGGPFQLQPIGIVKSPISEEVVENWGEVVSEIVLNEAFAPGLQGLEQFSHVMVIFYMHQAHFDLARDLVRRPRGRDDMPSLGIFAQRPKLHPNPIGITAVQFVEVTGNILKVKGLDAINDTPVLDLKPYFPIFDRVDNARTPEWVDRLLQGYF